Part of the Sorghum bicolor cultivar BTx623 chromosome 1, Sorghum_bicolor_NCBIv3, whole genome shotgun sequence genome, AGAGGAAACATTAACGGAACTACAAGCAGTTTGTGGATTCTCTGGCGATCACGGAGGAACTGGTATCCCATAAACGAGTGCGAGAGCGATGCTCGTGAGCTCCCTGGCTCTCACAACTGCCATCACTACCTCCCTGGCCACCGGCGACGACGCTGCAGCGCCTGTAGCCGCGACCCCGTCGGCGCATGTCGCCTCGTTCGTCATGGACGCGCTGAGCCACGTTTGGGCGTTGGAAATCGCCCACCGGACATTGCTGCTCCCGACGGCGCCTCCGGCGGCGTCGAGCTTGGCCAGCTCGGCCGCCGCCTGCTTGGCCAAGCCGGCGGCCGATGACACTGTGCTGGCGCAGTCGCGGAGCGCAGCCGACTCGGCCACGGCGGTGCCACCAGCAGCGCCGCGGGCGACGAGCTCCTTGACGCGCTTGGAGATCGAGCTGATCCAGGCGGCGTTgacgtcgccggcggcgcgggcgAGCTTGACGTGGCTGGTACGGAATATGCACGCGTACGGGAGGAGGGACTCGTAGCAGGCCACGCCGTACAGCGTGCTGGCACAGCGCGCGCGGAGAAACTCCACCGCCGATCGCGGTGGTGCGCATGGCGGCGGCGGGacgaacgacgacgacgacggagaCGGAGCGGCGTCGATTAACGAAGGCCATGCGGCTCCAGCGATGATCAGGAGGAAGGCGGCTGCTGCTGACGCCATTGTTCTAACTTGAATGGGGGCAAAGAAGTACGTCGTCGACCCACCACACGTCGATTTATTATCGGCCGGAATGGTCTGATGAATTTAACGGTCCACCAGTTAGCTGGCTACAAAAGCGGGACGTGCTCATCGGTGGAATGAGAATGCCCAAAAATAGAAATTTGAAGTGGTGTTGCTGGTTTAGCGTTAGCGGTGTGTTGAATTGTCACGGTCAGCCCAAGAGGAACATACTTTTGTCTTAGAGCCTATTTATTTGAGCTTATCTACATAATCTAATAGATATTCAGCAGTGTTtatctctcacaataaatcagtgaaTAATATTTTCAGTCATAACTTCAGACAAGTGATCAGGTTCATATATAAGTAAGGGTAGCTGAGAAAGATTCTTATAACTGGACTTAATCCACTTTTCATAGACATTAGTTTAAAAAACGCTACTACAAACATATTTTTACTTATAGTACCTTTAAACCTACCCCTCATACAAATACCACTAGTATGGATGGTACCTTAGGCCCTCAACTATATCGTTGAGATGCCCAAAACTCACCA contains:
- the LOC8055607 gene encoding pectinesterase inhibitor 10, translating into MASAAAAFLLIIAGAAWPSLIDAAPSPSSSSFVPPPPCAPPRSAVEFLRARCASTLYGVACYESLLPYACIFRTSHVKLARAAGDVNAAWISSISKRVKELVARGAAGGTAVAESAALRDCASTVSSAAGLAKQAAAELAKLDAAGGAVGSSNVRWAISNAQTWLSASMTNEATCADGVAATGAAASSPVAREVVMAVVRARELTSIALALVYGIPVPP